A window of the Xenopus laevis strain J_2021 chromosome 9_10L, Xenopus_laevis_v10.1, whole genome shotgun sequence genome harbors these coding sequences:
- the LOC108703955 gene encoding LOW QUALITY PROTEIN: interferon-induced very large GTPase 1-like (The sequence of the model RefSeq protein was modified relative to this genomic sequence to represent the inferred CDS: inserted 3 bases in 2 codons) — protein MNQTEWGKETESRIWNNMVETFENLDSRSFKKLKHKLIYKAPAGMKPITWRQVEEAREHELVNIIIRHYTIKHGPQMTVEILEEINERQASEELQAALMTMADKNDTTAQTDPANKKDGTTQTDTVKGEGDYAEERTLLRNPDPGIINTVNKIVEFFKESKLCLRDILDIGQENINEVAPQTVQDLPWALLRKLMALDRTARTIQLEDVSASSGSDADSTEEELSQYLDFYSKENTSKSINPLDILCVLLHCSDMFLQQNIFSKMSMCQFAVPLLLPAGDGPECTFMLWAMRDITKRWRPHTQAENKGFIEENLVQVEMPLLSFVRLGQSKLSKSKILNQVLSPAQQYQDFFIHDNMLGGNISREISNGLVEISWYLPVGRDISVTFPEPVAVTNLRGDIESNWTQFSFLTQVSSAVFVFAESINXELLAKCSKSNTVFYFIITPSGKGVSKETSESFKKLFYVLNANKSHIIVKEKRANDAELLKNLQTIIKHFLKESNKKIKLEDLAKTATKLGIKVDENSQECQKAKECATDITKEIQDVAQYKKETMKLQGDLWKQVTKTEKELHRMRNQGDRNTEQYRSHLREELNKLHMMQNQHDLPDSMSKFISSITCLSKAEKHYFLKWMKFDLDTLTRNHLSMLKAKYKEMYNNKDSNQKKLKQLDQQISDSSLGVEHFLREMGQFYEAECSMVSQGKLKPDKTKFCNLPGVAADLLLDGFPLELIDGDASNIPLQWVTDLLHELNKKTGGKCRMRVISVLGVQSTGKSTLLNTMFGLQLPVASGRCIRGAFMTLIKVKEDLKQNLGCDFIIVTDTQGFKAPELASLEDSYEHDNELATLVVGLSDITIINMTMDNTTEMKDTLQTVVHACLRMNNIMKKLNCQFVHQNVSDVVAHELNTRSVNKFLEQLDEMTRAAANMECKNGITKFSDIMYYNLERDNWYIPGLWYGVPPMASVNSGYSENVYELKKYLFKFMEKRESLPESQHIIQFIEWMKSLWNSVKHENFIISFRNSREAEDYDQLTMKYSQWEWKFRKQVHTWLISTKNTIKNQSADELQSKIRCTDLKQSLICLLGKQEKMMLDSLKQYLESTFDNVHLIEKYRADFSRRVQFLQSKLQSSATAKIDEIIILQKGIDQIMYTVNGCQRTIQIKVSFLLEQVRERKSHYGDVEIEKEFENMWASSIAELPKNLLEKRSVTKEMLLELKRDLVVKENSLQAKYLCIEQLDGFGKSEFQIKRQHVGGSFLARFIEMNSKEINFKTENLAYYLIIKCLKYVTKKVNTGGDYDQTYCQELLNMINERLSEEDVKKLHITHQFELDLKLHIFGNAASSFQMMHERFIQENDPLSYLEKLKSHYWEIVHNIYEGKDETQSRAKQFCELCLKPAITHRIYEHLGKDIVDNIVYKQNSKELSSRRLFQSHVXLRDQNFSQYVTYINSYEWFVKQYILKTYAKGLSELQTKILSDICKKIRTIFEKLEDIPTLSDFLKTFCETMKSELVISQMELQLVSFQNKTDVRQFTKEMGFFLKETEEQIRSEIESSTTESVLAKLTLKPEDELFDRLFGCGKQCPLCGVPCEAGGTDHNEHFASVHRPQGLYRNEKWDKLRIHICLFDAFHCNSFMLDPKIRTSNYWKYIFVKYHNDFAMEYNAEPADIPDDWYRITMENALDSLKKTYVT, from the exons ATGAACCAGACAGAGTGGGGAAAGGAGACTGAAAGCAGAATATGGAACAACATGGTGGAAACATTCGAGAACCTTGACAGCAGgagctttaaaaaattaaagcacAAACTCATATACAAGGCGCCTGCAGGAATGAAACCCATCACATGGAGACAAGTAGAAGAAGCCAGAGAACATGAGTTGGTCAATATCATCATCAGACACTACACAATAAAACATGGTCCACAAATGACTGTAGAGATACTGGAAGAGATCAATGAGAGACAGGCCAGTGAGGAACTACAAGCTGCACTAATGACAA TGGCTGATAAGAATGACACAACAGCTCAAACAGATCCAG ctAATAAGAAAGACGGGACAACTCAGACAGATACAG TGAAGGGTGAAGGTGATTATGCTGAAGAGAGAACTTTACTGAGAAATCCAGATCCAG GAATAATAAACACCGTGAACAAAATAGTAGAATTCTTTAAAGAGTCTAAGCTCTGCCTGAGGGACATCCTGGACATTGGGCAGGAGAATATAAATGAAGTTGCCCCCCAGACTGTACAAGATCTTCCCTGGGCTCTCCTAAGGAAACTGATGGCTCTGGACAGGACTGCAAGAACAATTCAACTTGAGGATGTTTCTGCAAGTTCAGGGTCAGATGCTGATAGCACAGAAGAGGAACTATCtcaatatttggatttttatagcAAAGAGAATACCTCTAAATCCATCAATCCATTAGATATTTTGTGTGTTCTCTTGCATTGCTCAGATATGTTTTTACAGCAAAACATCTTTTCAAAAATGTCCATGTGTCAATTTGCTGTCCCACTGCTTCTCCCTGCTGGTGATGGTCCAGAATGTACGTTCATGCTCTGGGCTATGAGAGACATTACCAAGAGATGGAGACCCCACACTCAGGCAGAGAATAAAGGATTTATAGAAGAAAACCTAGTTCAAGTAGAAATGCCATTGCTCTCCTTTGTGAGACTGGGGCAAAGCAAATTATCTAAGTCTAAAATCCTTAATCAAGTGCTCAGTCCAGCCCAGCAGTACCAGGACTTCTTTATTCATGACAATATGTTGGGTGGAAACATTAGTAGAGAAATCTCTAATGGTCTAGTGGAAATCTCCTGGTATTTACCTGTTGGAAGAGATATTTCTGTTACTTTCCCAGAACCTGTTGCTGTTACTAATTTACGTGGAGACATAGAGTCTAACTGGACCCAATTCAGCTTCCTAACCCAGGTCTCATCAGCAGTGTTTGTATTTGCTGAGAGTATTA GTGAGCTATTAGCCAAGTGTAGTAAATCCAACACCGTCTTCTATTTCATCATTACTCCAAGTGGCAAAGGTGTCAGTAAAGAAACATCAGAATCATTCAAAAAGTTATTCTATGTTCTCAATGCTAACAAATCACATATAATTGTAAAAGAGAAGAGAGCAAATGATGCAGAACTACTGAAAAATCTACAAaccattataaaacattttttgaaagaatccaataagaaaataaaactggaagatttagcaaaaacagcCACTAAACTTGGCATCAAGGTAGATGAAAATTCCCAGGAATGTCAGAAAGCAAAAGAATGTGCCACAGACATAACTAAAGAGATACAAGATGTTGCACAATATAAGAAAGAGACAATGAAACTACAAGGGGATCTGTGGAAGCAAGTGACCAAGACAGAGAAGGAATTACACAGAATGAGAAACCAAGGGGATAGAAATACAGAACAATACCGATCTCATCTGAGAGAGGAACTTAACAAGTTACACATGATGCAGAACCAACATGATCTACCTGATTCTATGAGTAAGTTTATTTCTTCCATCACATGTTTGTCAAAGGCAGAGAAACATTATTTCCTGAAATGGATGAAATTTGACCTTGACACATTGACTAGAAATCATCTCTCCATGTTGAAAGCAAAATACAAGGAAATGTATAACAATAAAGACAGTAATCAAAAGAAGTTGAAACAGTTAGACCAGCAGATATCTGATAGTTCTTTGGGAGTTGAACATTTTCTGCGTGAAATGGGGCAGTTTTATGAGGCAGAATGTTCAATGGTGAGTCAAGGCAAACTCAAACCAGATAAGACAAAATTCTGTAATCTCCCAGGAGTTGCTGCAGATCTGCTACTGGATGGGTTCCCATTGGAACTGATAGATGGTGATGCCTCCAACATCCCCCTGCAGTGGGTCACTGATCTTTTGCATGAGCTGAATAAGAAGACAGGAGGAAAGTGCAGAATGAGAGTAATTTCTGTGCTGGGAGTGCAGAGCACAGGGAAGTCCACCCTCCTGAACACCATGTTTGGCTTGCAGCTTCCAGTGGCCAGTGGACGATGCATACGAGGAGCCTTCATGACATTGATTAAAGTGAAAGAGGACCTGAAACAGAACCTGGGCTGTGACTTTATTATAGTGACTGACACACAAGGTTTCAAGGCTCCAGAACTGGCTTCTCTGGAGGACAGCTATGAACATGACAATGAGTTGGCAACTCTAGTGGTTGGTCTCAGTGATATCACTATAATCAATATGACCATGGATAATACAACAGAGATGAAAGATACACTGCAGACTGTGGTTCATGCATGTCTTAGAATGAATAACATAATGAAGAAACTCAACTGCCAATTTGTACATCAGAATGTGAGTGATGTTGTAGCTCATGAATTGAACACGAGAAGTGTTAACAAATTCTTGGAGCAGCTGGATGAGATGACAAGAGCAGCTGCTAACATGGAATGTAAGAATGGGATCACAAAGTTTAGTGATATCATGTACTATAACCTTGAGAGAGACAATTGGTACATTCCTGGGCTTTGGTACGGTGTCCCACCCATGGCTTCCGTAAACTCAGGCTACAGTGAAAATGTGTatgaactaaaaaaatatttattcaaatttatgGAGAAAAGAGAAAGTCTTCCAGAATCACAGCATATTATTCAATTTATCGAATGGATGAAAAGCTTGTGGAACTCTGTGAAACATGAGAATTTTATTATCAGTTTCAGAAACAGCCGGGAAGCTGAAGACTATGATCAGTTAACAATGAAATACTCCCAATGGGAATGGAAATTCCGCAAACAGGTTCATACCTGGCTAATTAGCACCAAGAACACAATCAAAAATCAGTCAGCAGACGAACTTCAGTCAAAAATCAGATGCACAGATTTGAAGCAAAGTTTGATTTGTTTACTTGGCAAACAGGAGAAAATGATGCTAGATTcattaaaacaataccttgaaaGTACATTTGATAATGTTCATCTGATTGAAAAGTACAGAGCAGATTTCTCCAGAAGGGTGCAATTCCTCCAGAGCAAACTGCAAAGCTCTGCAACAGCAAAGATTGATGAGATTATTATACTCCAAAAAGGTATAGATCAAATTATGTACACAGTGAATGGTTGTCAAAGAACAATTCAGATAAAAGTCTCATTTCTCCTAGAACAGGTCAGAGAAAGGAAAAGTCACTATGGGGATGTGGAAATAGAAAAGGAATTTGAGAATATGTGGGCAAGTTCAATAGCTGAGCTACCAAAGAATCTTTTAGAGAAACGCAGCGTCACTAAAGAAATGCTACTGGAGCTGAAGCGTGACTTGGTCGTCAAAGAGAACTCTTTACAGGCGAAATATCTCTGTATAGAACAATTAGATGGGTTTGGCAAAAGTGAATTCCAGATTAAACGTCAGCATGTTGGAGGGAGTTTTCTAGCACGTTTTATAGAAATGAATTCcaaagaaatcaattttaaaacagaaaatctagcttattatttaataataaaatgtttaaaatatgtaaCAAAGAAGGTTAATACAGGAGGAGACTATGATCAGACTTATTGCCAAGAATTGCTCAATATGATCAATGAAAGGCTCAGCGAGGAAGATGTAAAAAAACTGCATATTACCCATCAGTTTGAGTTGGATTTAAAACTTCATATTTTTGGGAATGCAGCTTCAAGCTTCCAAATGATGCACGAGAGATTTATCCAAGAAAATGATCCGCTGAGCTATCTGGAAAAACTAAAATCTCATTATTGGGAAATAGTTCACAATATATATGAGGGAAAGGATGAAACACAAAGTAGAGCCAAACAGTTCTGTGAGCTCTGCCTGAAGCCGGCAATAACCCACCGGATTTATGAGCATCTGGGGAAGGATATTGTAGATAATATTGTGTAcaaacaaaattccaaagaattgAGCAGCCGCCGTCTCTTTCAGTCACATGT CTTGAGAGATCAGAACTTTTCTCAGTATGTCACCTACATTAATTCTTACGAGTGGTTTGTGaaacaatacatattaaaaacGTATGCAAAAGGACTAAGCGAGTTGCAAACAAAAATTCTTTCTGATATCTGTAAAAAAATTAGGACAATTTTTGAAAAGCTTGAAGACATTCCCACTCTCTCAGACTTTTTGAAAACCTTTTGTGAGACAATGAAGAGTGAATTAGTCATTTCTCAGATggagttgcagttggtcagtttcCAGAACAAAACAGATGTCAGACAGTTCACAAAGgagatgggtttttttctcaAAGAAACAGAGGAACAGATCAGATCAGAGATTGAATCTTCTACAACAGAATCAGTACTTGCCAAACTCACTCTGAAGCCTGAGGACGAGCTGTTTGATAGACTGTTTGGCTGCGGGAAGCAGTGTCCCCTCTGTGGAGTCCCCTGTGAGGCTGGAGGTACTGACCATAATGAGCACTTTGCATCTGTCCATCGACCTCAAGGTTTATACCGAAATGAGAAGTGGGACAAACTGCGTATTCATATATGTTTGTTTGATGCTTTCCATTGCAATAGCTTTATGCTTGATCCCAAAATCCGGACCTCAAactactggaaatatatttttgtgaaGTATCATAATGACTTTGCAATGGAATATAATGCTGAGCCTGCTGATATACCTGATGACTGGTACAGAATAACAATGGAAAATGCACTTGATAGTTTAAAGAAAACATATGTCACTTAA